In Magnetospirillum sp., the following proteins share a genomic window:
- a CDS encoding phosphomannomutase/phosphoglucomutase: protein MSFRHTFEATILREYDVRGIVGKTLHVADAYALGRGFGSAIASSGGSRVALGWDGRLSSPEMMAQTAKGLADSGLEVLRTGLGPTPQLYFAVRENHLDGGVMITGSHNPADYNGFKMMRAKASFWGPEIQAMGRAVAAGDLVSGKGSVGDLAVQAAYVDRLLRDFPKAGKKLTIVWDAGNGSMGEVLVAVAKRLPGRHILLNENIDGTFPAHHPDPTVAKNLVQLQNAVMAEKADLGIAFDGDGDRIGVVDGQGRILWGDQLVAVLASEILSRLPGSTIIADVKASQVLFDEIARMGGVPLMWKTGHSIIKTKMTETGAPLAGEMSGHIFFADGWYGFDDAMYAALRLLAILVGGEASLADFRDRMPNVVNTPELRFPCADTRKRGVVDEVKARLAASGAKVSDVDGVRVTTADGWWLLRASNTQDVLVARCEAKDAAGLARLQAALEAQLAASGIALPDDAASGH from the coding sequence ATGAGTTTCCGCCACACCTTCGAAGCCACCATCCTGCGCGAATACGACGTGCGCGGCATTGTCGGCAAAACGCTGCATGTGGCGGATGCCTACGCGCTTGGGCGCGGCTTTGGGTCGGCGATCGCAAGCAGCGGCGGCAGCCGTGTGGCGCTTGGGTGGGACGGGCGTCTGTCGTCGCCCGAAATGATGGCGCAAACGGCCAAGGGTTTGGCCGATAGCGGGCTCGAGGTGTTGCGCACCGGCCTTGGGCCCACGCCGCAGCTTTATTTCGCCGTGCGCGAAAACCATCTCGACGGCGGCGTGATGATCACGGGCTCGCACAATCCGGCCGACTACAACGGCTTCAAGATGATGCGCGCCAAGGCCTCGTTCTGGGGCCCGGAGATCCAGGCCATGGGACGTGCCGTTGCGGCCGGCGACTTGGTTTCGGGCAAGGGAAGCGTTGGCGATCTTGCCGTGCAGGCGGCTTACGTGGACCGGCTGCTGCGCGATTTCCCGAAGGCGGGCAAGAAGCTCACGATCGTGTGGGATGCCGGCAACGGCTCGATGGGCGAGGTTCTTGTTGCCGTCGCCAAGCGGCTGCCGGGTCGCCATATTTTGCTCAACGAAAACATCGACGGCACGTTTCCTGCCCACCATCCCGATCCGACGGTCGCCAAGAACCTCGTCCAGCTGCAGAACGCCGTGATGGCCGAGAAGGCCGATCTTGGCATTGCCTTCGACGGCGACGGCGACCGCATCGGCGTTGTGGACGGGCAGGGCCGCATTCTGTGGGGCGACCAGCTCGTCGCCGTGTTGGCGTCGGAGATCCTTTCTCGACTTCCGGGTTCGACGATCATCGCGGACGTCAAGGCAAGCCAGGTCCTGTTCGACGAGATCGCGCGCATGGGCGGTGTGCCTTTGATGTGGAAGACCGGCCACTCGATCATCAAGACGAAGATGACGGAAACGGGCGCACCCTTGGCCGGCGAAATGTCGGGCCATATCTTTTTCGCCGACGGCTGGTACGGGTTCGACGATGCGATGTACGCGGCCCTGCGGCTGCTCGCGATCCTCGTCGGCGGGGAAGCCTCGCTCGCCGATTTCCGCGACCGCATGCCGAACGTCGTCAACACGCCGGAGTTGCGTTTTCCTTGCGCCGACACGCGAAAGCGCGGCGTGGTCGATGAGGTCAAAGCGCGGCTTGCCGCATCGGGCGCCAAGGTCAGCGATGTCGACGGCGTTCGCGTGACCACGGCCGACGGCTGGTGGCTGTTGCGCGCCTCCAACACGCAGGACGTGCTGGTCG